Proteins encoded together in one Vigna angularis cultivar LongXiaoDou No.4 chromosome 5, ASM1680809v1, whole genome shotgun sequence window:
- the LOC108319585 gene encoding extensin-2, producing MGTRQWPRLILAFAICLMAISVGADDYKPYNGQPWNNYPRPTPPYQQQTPPYYYNSPPYYYKSPPPPSPSPPPPYVYKSPPPPSPSPPPPYYYKSPPPPSPSPPPPYVYKSPPPPSPSPPPPYYYKSPPPPSPSPPPPYVYKSPPPPSPSPPPPYYYKSPPPPSPSPPPPYVYKSPPPPSPSPPPPYYYKSPPPPSPSPPPPYVYKSPPPPSPSPPPPYYYKSPPPPSPSPPPPYVYKSPPPPSPSPPPPYYYKSPPPPSPSPPPPYVYKSPPPPSPSPPPPYVYKSPPPPSPSPPPPYYYKSPPPPSPSPPPPYVYKSPPPPSPSPPPPYYYKSPPPPSPSPPPPYYYKSPPPPSPSPPPPYVYKSPPPPSPSPPPPYVYKSPPPPSPSPPPPYYYKSPPPPAPSPPPPYYYKSPPPPSPSPPPPYVYKSPPPPSPSPPPPYYYKSPPPPSPSPPPPYYYKSPPPPSPSPPPPYYYKSPPPPSPSPPPPYYYKSPPPPSPSPPPPYVYKSPPPPSPSPPPPYYYKSPPPPSPSPPPPYYYKSPPPPSPSPPPPYYPYLYNSPPPPPY from the coding sequence ATGGGAACGAGGCAATGGCCTCGTTTGATCCTTGCATTCGCAATTTGCCTAATGGCTATCAGTGTTGGTGCTGATGATTATAAGCCCTACAATGGCCAACCATGGAACAATTATCCACGCCCAACACCAccgtatcaacaacaaacaccTCCTTATTATTACAACTCACCTCCATATTACTATAAATCTCCACCTCCACCTTCTCCATCCCCACCACCTCCATATGTCTATaaatcaccaccaccaccatctccaTCACCTCCTCCTCCATACTACTACAAGTCTCCACCCCCACCATCACCTTCACCTCCTCCACCATATGTATATAAGTCACCACcacctccatctccatcacctcCTCCTCCATACTACTACAAGTCcccaccaccaccatctcctTCACCCCCTCCACCATATGTCTATAAGTCACCACcacctccatctccatcacctcCTCCTCCATACTACTACAAGTCcccaccaccaccatctcctTCACCCCCTCCACCATATGTCTATAAGTCACCACcacctccatctccatcacctcCTCCTCCATACTACTACAAGTCcccaccaccaccatctcctTCACCCCCTCCACCATATGTCTATAAGTCACCACcacctccatctccatcacctcCTCCTCCATACTACTACAAGTCcccaccaccaccatctcctTCACCCCCTCCACCATATGTCTATAAGTCACCACcacctccatctccatcacctcCTCCTCCATACTACTACAAGTCcccaccaccaccatctcctTCACCTCCTCCACCATATGTCTACAAgtcaccaccaccaccttcaCCTTCACCACCTCCTCCATACGTATACAAGTCTCCTCCTCCACCTTCTCCATCACCTCCTCCACCATATTACTACAAGTCACCACCTCCACCGTCTCCTTCACCTCCTCCACCATATGTGTACAAGTCACCACCACCTCCATCCCCATCACCACCTCCTCCATACTACTACAAGTCCCCGCCACCACCATCACCTTCACCACCTCCTCCATATTACTATAAGTCTCCACCCCCACCATCTCCTTCACCTCCTCCACCATATGTATATAAGTCACCACCACCTCCATCTCCTTCACCTCCTCCACCATATGTTTATAAGTCACCACcacctccatctccatcacctcCTCCTCCATATTACTACAAGTCCCCTCCTCCACCAGCACCCTCACCACCTCCTCCTTATTACTACAAATCTCCACCTCCACCATCTCCTTCACCTCCTCCACCATACGTATACAAGTCACCACcacctccatctccatcacctcCTCCTCCATACTACTACAAGTCCCCACCCCCACCATCACCTTCACCACCTCCTCCATATTACTACAAGTCCCCACCCCCACCTTCTCCCTCACCTCCTCCTCCATACTACTACAAGTCCCCGCCCCCACCATCGCCTTCACCTCCTCCACCATATTATTATAAgtcaccaccaccaccttcaCCTTCACCACCTCCTCCATACGTATATAAGTCTCCCCCTCCACCTTCTCCGTCACCTCCTCCACCATATTACTACAAGTCACCACCTCCACCGTCTCCTTCACCTCCTCCACCATATTACTATAAGTCCCCACCTCCCCCTTCAccttctcctcctccaccaTACTACCCCTACTTGTATAACTCACCCCCGCCTCCACCATACTAA
- the LOC108319650 gene encoding polyadenylate-binding protein RBP47B': MASTAIEEVRTLWIGDLQYWVDESYLSQCFAHSGEVVSIKIIRNKMTGQPEGYGFVEFVSHAAAEAFLRTYNGTQMPGTEQTFRLNWASFGDSGPDHSIFVGDLAPDVTDFLLQETFRAHYPSVKGAKVVTDPATGRSKGYGFVKFTDETQRNRAMTEMNGVYCSTRPMRISAATPKKNASFQNQYAPPKAMYQFPAYTAPVTTVEPENDVNNTTVCIGNLDLNVTEEELKQTFMQFGDIVSVKIYAGKGYGYVQFGTRASAEDAIQRMQGKIIGQQLIQISWASTLTARQDVPSGWGAQMDPNQWNAYYGYGQGYEAYTYGAAHDPSLYAYGAYAGYTAQYPQQVEGGQDMSVSMPVEESYDPLALPDVDKLNAAYLSTHGSSILGRSLWQRTSKSLQQA, encoded by the exons ATGGCGTCGACGGCGATCGAGGAAGTAAGAACTCTTTGGATTGGCGATTTGCAGTACTGGGTCGACGAGTCGTACCTCTCGCAGTGCTTCGCCCACAGCGGCGAAGTGGTTTCCATCAAAATCATTCGCAACAAGATGACGGGCCAGCCTGAGGGCTACGGCTTCGTGGAATTCGTTTCTCACGCGGCGGCGGAGGCCTTTCTCCGCACCTACAACGGCACCCAAATGCCCGGTACGGAACAGACCTTCCGGCTTAATTGGGCCTCCTTCGGAGACTCTGGGCCCGACCATTCCATATTCGTCGGCGATCTCGCCCCCGACGTTACCGACTTCCTCCTTCAGGAAACTTTCCGGGCCCATTATCCTTCCGTCAAAGGGGCCAAAGTCGTCACCGACCCCGCCACTGGCCGCTCCAAGGGCTATGGCTTTGTTAAGTTCACCGACGAGACGCAGAGGAACCGCGCCATGACTGAAATGAACGGTGTTTATTGCTCCACGCGCCCTATGCGTATCAGTGCCGCTACTCCTAAAAAGAACGCTTCTTTTCAAAACCAATATGCTCCACCTAAAG CAATGTATCAATTTCCTGCATATACTGCTCCGGTGACTACTGTTGAGCCAGAAAATGATGTGAATAATACCACT GTTTGTATTGGTAATTTGGATCTTAATGTGACAGAGGAGGAGCTTAAGCAAACCTTTATGCAATTTGGAGATATTGTGTCGGTCAAAATTTATGCGGGCAAAGGATACGGTTATGTTCAATTTGGAACTAG AGCCTCTGCTGAAGATGCGATTCAGAGGATGCAGGGAAAGATAATAGGTCAACAATTGATCCAAATTTCTTGGGCTAGTACCTTGACAGCTAGACAG GATGTACCCAGTGGCTGGGGCGCTCAGATGGACCCAAATCAATGGAATGCCTATTATGGATATGGACAGGGTTACGAGGCATATACTTATGGTGCGGCTCATGATCCCTCCTTGTACGCTTATGGTGCATACGCTGGTTATACTGCACAATACCCTCAACAG GTTGAAGGTGGTCAAGACATGTCAGTATCTATGCCTGTGGAGGAGTCGTATGATCCCCTGGCATTGCCTGATGTTGACAA ATTGAATGCTGCATATCTTTCGACGCATGGAAGTTCCATTTTAGGACGGTCCCTTTGGCAGAGAACTTCGAAATCTTTACAGCAAGCATAG
- the LOC108319579 gene encoding aldehyde dehydrogenase family 3 member F1 gives MEIMSSFDRDLNDMREYYESGKTKQASWRESQLKSLRCFLMEKQQHIMEALMQDLGKHQLEAFRDEIGTLIKTLNLALKSLKAWMSGKKAELPQVALLTSAEIVSEPLGLVLIISSWNFPFGLSLEPLIGAIAAGNVAILKPSELSPASSSLLASSLTSYLDNKAIKVIQGGPQETQQLLEQRWDKIFFTGSARVGRIVMSAAVKNLTPVTLELGGKCPAVVDSLSSSWDIEATVKRIVVGKFGTCAGQACIAIDYVLVENKYCSKLVELMKVWIKKMFGENPQRSKTITRIVNKHHFSRLNNLLADKMVKESVVYGGSVDEENLFIEPTILVDPPLDAAIMSEEIFGPLLPIITVEKIEDSIRFIRSRPKPLALYVFTKNKTLERRMISETSSGSLTFNDAILQYAADSLPFGGVGESGFGMYHGKFSFDTFSHQKAIVRRSFLTDFWFRYPPWTLNKLQLLEECYNYDYLGMFLVMLGLKRSSKRLFANHM, from the exons ATGGAGATCATGTCAAGCTTCGACAGAGACCTCAATGACATGAGGGAGTATTATGAGAGCGGAAAGACTAAGCAAGCATCTTGGAGAGAATCTCAGCTCAAATCCTTGCGTTGCTTCCTCATggaaaaacaacaacatatcaTGGAGGCCCTTATGCAGGATCTTGGGAAACATCAACTTGAAGCTTTCAGAGACGAG ATAGGGACTTTGATCAAGACCTTAAATCTGGCATTGAAGTCTTTGAAAGCTTGGATGTCAGGCAAAAAG GCTGAATTGCCACAAGTAGCATTGCTCACCAGTGCAGAAATTGTTTCAGAACCACTTGGTCTGGTCCTCATTATTTCATCTTGGAATTTCCCATTTG GACTATCCTTGGAGCCACTTATTGGAGCAATAGCTGCGGGAAACGTGGCAATCTTAAAGCCTTCAGAGTTGTCTCCAGCTTCTTCTTCTCTACTCGCTTCCAGTCTCACCTCTTATTTGGACAATAAAGCCATTAAGGTGATCCAAGGAGGACCACAAGAGACCCAACAGCTACTAGAGCAAAGATGGGACAAAATCTTCTTCACAG GAAGTGCACGTGTGGGGCGGATTGTTATGTCTGCTGCTGTGAAGAATTTGACTCCTGTGACTTTGGAGTTGGGTGGAAAATGCCCTGCAGTTGTTGACTCCCTTTCATCTTCCTGGGATATAGAGGCCACTGTGAAGAGAATTGTTGTGGGAAAATTTGGGACTTGTGCTGGTCAAGCATGCATAGCCATTGATTATGTCCTGGTGGAAAATAAGTATTGCTCAAAACTG GTGGAACTGATGAAGGTCTGGATCAAGAAAATGTTTGGAGAGAACCCTCAACGGTCCAAAACTATCACCAGGATAGTTAACAAACACCACTTCTCTAGATTGAACAACCTTCTTGCTGATAAAATGGTCAAAGAATCAGTGGTTTATGGTGGCTCAGTGGACGAAGAAAACTT ATTTATTGAGCCAACCATCTTGGTGGATCCCCCACTGGACGCAGCAATTATGTCAGAAGAGATCTTTGGACCATTACTTCCAATTATTACT GTAGAGAAGATTGAGGACAGTATTAGATTCATAAGGAGTAGGCCTAAGCCTCTTGCCCTTTATGTcttcaccaaaaacaaaaccctagagaGAAGAATGATATCTGAAACATCATCTGGCAGTTTAACTTTCAATGATGCAATACTACAA TATGCAGCTGATTCTCTTCCATTTGGAGGAGTGGGAGAAAGTGGGTTTGGCATGTACCATGGGAAGTTCTCCTTTGACACATTTAGCCACCAGAAGGCAATAGTAAGAAGAAGTTTTCTCACTGATTTCTGGTTTAGATATCCTCCATGGACACTAAATAAGTTGCAACTACTTGAAGAGTGTTACAACTATGATTATCTGGGGATGTTCCTTGTCATGCTGGGCTTGAAGAGATCATCAAAACGCTTATTTGCAAATCATATGTAG